One part of the Acidobacteriota bacterium genome encodes these proteins:
- a CDS encoding cobalamin-binding protein — MFSIIQHCQQWLVCVAVLLSCASCRPAPSVSQAGRHVFTDELQRQVAVIENPQRLISLAPNVTEMLFALGLGDRVVAVTSYCDFPPAAKAKEKIGDTLQPNLERIIALKPDLVIASTASQVERLTRQLDQLNIPLYVTNPRSVRDVAVAVRHLGEVTGAQTAAQTLADQLAARIQAVEARNADLPKPRVLFVLQLAPLITVGRDTFINDLITRAGGVSISGEESADYPQFSREAVIARAPEFIVAPEMHGDGAIGERELSVAFATTPAVRNQRIVRISPDLTSRPGPRLIDGLEQLANALHPPAAVAPKTP; from the coding sequence ATGTTCAGCATTATTCAGCATTGTCAGCAGTGGTTGGTTTGCGTCGCCGTCTTGCTCAGTTGCGCAAGCTGCCGCCCCGCGCCGTCAGTCAGTCAGGCCGGACGCCACGTTTTCACCGACGAACTCCAACGCCAGGTTGCCGTGATCGAAAACCCGCAACGCTTGATTTCGCTCGCGCCCAATGTGACTGAGATGCTGTTTGCGTTGGGGCTGGGCGACCGCGTGGTCGCCGTGACCAGCTATTGCGATTTCCCGCCGGCGGCCAAAGCCAAAGAGAAAATCGGCGACACTCTGCAACCGAATCTGGAGCGCATCATTGCTTTGAAACCAGACCTGGTCATCGCTTCGACGGCCAGTCAGGTGGAGCGGCTGACGCGGCAACTCGATCAACTCAACATCCCGCTGTATGTGACCAACCCGCGTTCGGTGCGCGATGTGGCAGTCGCTGTGCGCCATCTGGGCGAAGTCACCGGCGCGCAAACCGCCGCGCAAACATTGGCCGATCAATTGGCCGCGCGCATCCAGGCGGTGGAAGCGCGCAACGCGGACTTGCCCAAACCGCGCGTGCTGTTCGTGTTGCAACTCGCGCCGTTGATTACGGTGGGGCGCGATACATTCATCAACGATTTGATCACGCGGGCCGGGGGCGTTTCGATCTCCGGCGAAGAAAGCGCCGACTATCCGCAATTTTCGCGCGAAGCCGTGATCGCCCGCGCGCCCGAATTCATTGTTGCGCCTGAAATGCACGGCGACGGCGCGATTGGCGAAAGGGAATTGAGTGTAGCCTTCGCAACGACGCCTGCCGTGCGCAACCAACGCATCGTGCGCATTAGTCCTGATCTGACCAGCCGCCCCGGGCCGCGTTTGATTGACGGATTAGAGCAACTGGCGAATGCGCTGCATCCACCGGCAGCCGTCGCGCCGAAAACGCCATGA
- a CDS encoding putative Ig domain-containing protein, which yields MKSQPTRRNELFGNLRRRLSKWLPAVLCCVLLSGGWWGLRTTHATATSAAALACTTNPVVMNGNDSGAGSLRQAIIDACPGSTITFSVSGTITLASTLPPINNDLTIDGTGRSIIVSGNNSVQVMIVNSGKALTLLNLTIANGKCGCRGGGIVNFGTLTVTNSTFSGNSVGNGDGGADGGGIENDGGTVNVTNSTFTGNSAYGGGGIENRAGTLNVINSTFSDNSARLGGGIYNRSTANVTNSTFSGNSLADLNFTGGGILNDSTLNFANTIIANSSRGVDCANLGTIGTNKNNLVMDGSCSPALSGDPKLGPLQNNGGPTQTMALLPGSPAIDLGDNCVVQNPGCLSTPLTTDQRGAGFPRKVGSVVDIGAFEVGSCVTNPIVTTTADSGAGSLRQAIADACPGSAITFNLPANSTITLTSGELVLDKNLTIQGPGANLLTISGNNASRVFDIPTDVTATLSGLTITNGNAVGSGGGGICNQGTLTVRECLVSNSSADNHGGGILNTNLLTVVNSTIANNQDTADIGGIDSHGTATISNSTITGNSGSGIAGESGAILLTVTNCTITNNAAGGFGGGIFKNSGIGNIKGTIVAGNTAGLGDPDAFGSYVSQGFNLIGQNDSSTGFTNGVNNDQVGTSANPLPALLAPLGNYGGPTQTHALLPGSPAINAGTSSGAPATDQRGINRVGNVDIGAFESRGFMLAIMSGNNQTAAPTAPFANPLAVAVSSNFNEPVQGGQVSFTPPGSGPSAVLSNSAVTLPANGQASVMATANALSGAYQVTAGGAGMNQVAFALNNFCVSNPVVTNLNDSGPGSLRQAIADACVGSTITFNLPANSTITLTSGELVINKHLTIQGPGANLLTVSGNNQSRVFQIVEAPLNVTLSGLTIAAGYHKTPDVVSAASFVAAERAYGGGLYDQSSGTVNLTDCVLTGNRTQGGNATGSNSESVVSGEGFGGAIAQRGNGVLNINGCRFTNNYAFTGTASGGSNNFAFPSQGGAINCDGTLNLSQCTLSGNSALRGGAIYQTGSMTLAASSIYNNEARDSGGGVDDEGTASTIINTTISGNRAVFDGGGIRSRSRNRTITNCTITDNHVDGQLGFGGGGLFGNINPPLQLKNTIIAGNTAPASPDLQDLVTSLGNNLIGDGTGANGLTNGVNGDQVGTPAAPLDAKLGPLANNGGPTLTHRLLPGSPAINAGTSSDAPATDQRGVARPQNGALDIGAVESNYVLAATSGTPQTTIPGTPFAAPLLATLTENGLPLANVPLTFSAPGSGASATFPGGATVNTNAQGQASASAVANLVPGSYAVQAAATGLPPASFALTNACPTITLAALPQATAGVLFNAALSASPAGGNYQFSSANLPGWLTLGGNGSLSGTPPAAGTFTFNVSVTGFGQCQQNFSVRLTVVCPAITLTPVNLPAATINTAYPTTLSASPAGAFSFALTGGLLPAGLTLNSNGTFSGAPTQSGVFNFRVTATAFGACSGFRDYVLLVECPGVTLSPASLPGGTVGTAYNQTVSASPAGSYSYNVSSGALPPGLTLNAATGVISGTPITNGTFNFRVAATSGSCSGARDYTVTMACAGVTITTTTLPAGTAGNAYAQTISVTSVGSYSFALVTGNLPSGLTLNATTGVLSGLPTVTGSYSFTLRATAANGCVATQSYTLVVGCPSVTLAALPTPTLNAAYSQTVTATPAGGNYAYAVSGGGLPAGLVLNAATGVISGTPTVAGAYSFTLTATGFGACTGSRVYSGTIAGSSCPAITLSALPNGQPGRLYNQTVAATPSGSYSYAVTAGALPAGLTLYGAAGLLFGYPAVTGTYNFTLTATDANNCTGTRAYTLNISNALAALAMQADYDGDGKADPALWSASDGMWRISQSSTQQTVQQSWGTAGDVTLLGDYDGDGKSDLAVFRPSDATFYVKRSSDSGFLIRQWGLSTDVPVPGDYDGDGKTDIAIWRPSEGNWYVCRSSDGNIDVTNWGAGTAPYNDVAVPGDYDGDGKSDLAVFRRASGTWLVKRSSDSKFIVRQWGVGADVPVAADYDGDGVTDCAVWRQGTWYIWQSASNRYRLENWGTSAAPYYDQALPGDYDGDGLADLAVWRLATQTWYVKGSEQGVVITKNDGLAEARPVGLR from the coding sequence ATGAAATCGCAACCAACGAGACGCAATGAATTGTTCGGCAACCTGCGACGGCGCTTAAGCAAGTGGCTCCCGGCGGTGCTGTGCTGCGTGCTGCTGAGCGGCGGCTGGTGGGGCTTGCGCACCACGCACGCGACGGCGACTAGCGCGGCGGCGCTCGCCTGCACCACCAATCCCGTTGTGATGAACGGCAACGACAGCGGCGCTGGCAGCTTGCGGCAGGCGATTATAGATGCCTGTCCGGGCAGCACGATCACCTTCAGCGTCAGCGGCACGATCACGCTCGCTTCGACCCTGCCTCCCATCAACAACGACCTGACGATTGACGGCACGGGGAGGAGCATCATCGTCAGCGGAAATAATTCCGTGCAAGTGATGATTGTCAACAGCGGCAAGGCGCTCACGTTGCTGAACCTGACGATTGCGAATGGCAAATGTGGATGCCGCGGCGGTGGCATCGTCAACTTTGGCACGCTGACTGTGACCAACAGCACCTTCTCCGGCAATAGCGTAGGCAATGGCGATGGCGGTGCCGACGGCGGCGGCATCGAGAATGACGGCGGCACGGTGAATGTGACCAACAGCACTTTCACTGGCAATAGCGCCTACGGTGGCGGCGGGATTGAGAATAGGGCTGGCACATTGAATGTGATCAACAGCACTTTCTCGGACAATAGCGCCCGGCTTGGCGGCGGCATCTACAACCGCAGCACGGCGAACGTGACCAACAGCACCTTCTCCGGCAATAGCCTGGCAGACCTCAACTTTACCGGCGGCGGCATCCTCAACGATAGCACGCTGAACTTTGCCAACACCATCATCGCCAACTCATCGAGGGGCGTTGATTGCGCGAACTTGGGCACCATCGGCACCAACAAGAATAATCTGGTGATGGATGGCTCGTGCTCACCTGCCCTCAGCGGCGATCCGAAACTTGGCCCGCTTCAGAACAACGGTGGGCCGACGCAGACAATGGCACTGCTGCCGGGTAGCCCAGCCATTGACCTGGGCGACAACTGCGTCGTGCAGAATCCCGGTTGTCTGAGCACGCCGCTCACCACCGATCAACGCGGTGCGGGTTTCCCACGCAAGGTCGGTAGCGTAGTAGACATCGGCGCGTTCGAGGTCGGTTCGTGTGTGACTAATCCCATCGTCACGACTACCGCCGACAGCGGCGCGGGCAGCTTACGGCAAGCGATTGCCGATGCCTGTCCGGGCAGTGCGATTACCTTCAATCTGCCCGCCAACAGCACGATCACGCTGACGTCGGGCGAATTGGTGCTTGACAAGAACCTGACGATTCAAGGGCCGGGCGCGAATCTGCTGACGATCAGCGGCAACAACGCCAGTCGTGTCTTTGACATTCCTACAGACGTCACGGCAACGCTGTCTGGGCTGACGATTACGAATGGCAATGCGGTGGGGAGTGGCGGCGGGGGAATTTGTAATCAAGGCACGCTGACGGTGCGCGAGTGTCTGGTTTCTAATAGCAGTGCCGATAATCATGGAGGCGGCATCTTAAATACTAATCTGCTGACCGTGGTGAATAGTACCATCGCCAACAACCAGGATACCGCCGATATAGGCGGGATTGATAGTCATGGCACGGCCACTATCAGTAATAGCACCATCACCGGTAACAGTGGGTCGGGAATTGCTGGTGAAAGTGGGGCAATCTTGCTCACGGTAACGAACTGCACGATTACCAACAATGCAGCCGGCGGTTTCGGTGGGGGGATTTTCAAGAATTCTGGTATTGGCAATATCAAAGGTACCATCGTTGCGGGCAACACAGCAGGGCTCGGAGACCCGGATGCTTTTGGAAGCTACGTGTCACAAGGTTTTAACTTGATCGGCCAGAACGATTCCAGCACCGGCTTCACGAACGGCGTCAATAACGATCAAGTCGGCACGAGTGCGAATCCGCTCCCGGCGCTGCTCGCGCCGCTGGGCAATTACGGCGGCCCGACGCAAACGCACGCCTTGTTGCCCGGCAGTCCGGCCATCAATGCGGGCACGAGCAGTGGTGCGCCCGCCACCGATCAGCGCGGCATCAACCGCGTCGGCAACGTAGACATTGGCGCGTTTGAATCGCGCGGCTTCATGCTCGCCATTATGAGCGGCAACAACCAGACGGCGGCGCCCACCGCGCCTTTTGCCAATCCGCTGGCCGTCGCGGTCAGCAGCAATTTCAATGAACCGGTGCAAGGCGGACAAGTGAGCTTCACCCCGCCCGGCAGCGGCCCCAGCGCCGTGCTGAGCAATAGCGCGGTCACGCTGCCCGCGAATGGGCAAGCCAGCGTGATGGCGACGGCCAATGCGCTGTCTGGTGCGTATCAGGTGACAGCGGGTGGCGCAGGCATGAACCAGGTCGCCTTCGCCTTGAACAACTTCTGCGTCAGCAATCCCGTGGTCACGAATCTGAATGACAGCGGCCCCGGCAGCTTGCGACAGGCGATTGCCGATGCCTGTGTGGGCAGCACGATTACCTTCAATCTGCCCGCCAACAGCACGATCACGCTGACTTCCGGCGAGTTGGTGATTAACAAGCACCTGACCATTCAAGGGCCGGGGGCAAACCTGCTGACCGTCAGCGGCAACAATCAATCGCGCGTGTTCCAAATTGTCGAAGCCCCCCTGAATGTGACGCTGTCAGGACTGACGATTGCCGCTGGCTACCACAAAACGCCCGACGTGGTGAGCGCTGCTTCGTTTGTCGCTGCTGAACGCGCTTATGGCGGTGGTCTCTACGATCAAAGCTCGGGCACTGTGAATCTGACCGACTGCGTGCTGACGGGGAATCGCACACAGGGCGGGAATGCCACCGGCAGCAATAGCGAAAGTGTCGTGTCGGGAGAAGGCTTCGGCGGAGCCATTGCACAGCGCGGCAACGGCGTGCTGAACATCAACGGCTGCCGCTTTACCAATAATTATGCTTTCACCGGCACCGCCAGTGGTGGCAGCAATAACTTCGCCTTTCCCAGCCAGGGCGGAGCCATTAACTGTGATGGGACGCTCAACCTCAGCCAATGTACCTTGTCCGGCAATTCCGCCCTGAGGGGAGGCGCAATCTATCAAACGGGTTCTATGACCCTCGCGGCCAGCTCCATCTACAACAACGAAGCGAGGGATAGCGGTGGCGGCGTCGACGATGAAGGAACAGCTTCGACCATCATCAATACGACCATCAGCGGCAATCGTGCGGTGTTTGATGGTGGAGGCATTCGATCGCGCTCCCGCAATCGCACCATCACGAATTGCACGATCACCGATAATCACGTCGACGGCCAACTTGGCTTTGGCGGCGGCGGTCTTTTCGGCAACATCAATCCCCCGCTCCAACTCAAAAATACGATCATTGCCGGGAACACGGCGCCTGCGTCCCCAGACTTGCAAGATTTAGTGACCTCGCTGGGGAATAATCTGATCGGTGACGGTACCGGGGCGAATGGCCTGACGAATGGCGTGAATGGCGATCAAGTCGGCACCCCTGCCGCGCCGCTCGACGCCAAACTCGGCCCGCTCGCCAACAACGGCGGCCCGACGCTCACGCATCGCCTGTTGCCCGGCAGCCCGGCGATCAACGCGGGCACGAGTAGCGACGCACCCGCCACCGACCAACGCGGCGTCGCGCGTCCGCAAAACGGCGCGTTGGACATCGGCGCGGTCGAGTCAAATTACGTGCTGGCGGCCACGAGCGGCACACCACAAACGACCATCCCCGGTACGCCCTTCGCGGCACCGTTGCTGGCGACGCTGACCGAGAATGGCTTGCCGCTCGCCAATGTGCCGCTGACTTTCAGCGCACCAGGCAGTGGCGCAAGCGCTACTTTCCCCGGCGGCGCGACCGTCAACACCAACGCGCAAGGCCAGGCCAGCGCGAGCGCCGTAGCGAATCTGGTGCCTGGCAGTTACGCCGTGCAGGCCGCCGCGACAGGCCTGCCGCCCGCCTCGTTTGCCCTGACGAATGCTTGCCCGACGATCACGCTGGCCGCGTTGCCACAAGCCACGGCGGGAGTATTGTTCAATGCGGCGTTGAGCGCGAGTCCGGCGGGCGGCAATTATCAATTCAGCAGCGCGAATCTGCCTGGCTGGTTGACATTGGGCGGCAATGGCAGCTTGAGCGGCACGCCGCCTGCCGCAGGAACGTTTACATTCAATGTGAGCGTGACCGGCTTCGGCCAGTGCCAGCAGAACTTCTCCGTAAGGCTGACGGTGGTTTGCCCGGCCATTACGCTCACGCCTGTGAATCTGCCCGCCGCGACGATCAACACGGCGTATCCAACCACGCTCAGCGCCAGTCCGGCGGGGGCTTTCAGCTTTGCGCTGACCGGCGGCCTGTTGCCGGCGGGGTTGACGCTGAACAGCAATGGGACATTCAGCGGCGCGCCGACGCAAAGCGGGGTGTTCAATTTCCGCGTGACCGCGACGGCTTTCGGGGCGTGCAGCGGGTTCCGCGATTACGTGTTGCTGGTGGAATGTCCGGGCGTGACGCTCAGTCCCGCGAGTTTACCGGGCGGCACGGTGGGCACGGCGTATAACCAAACCGTCAGCGCGAGTCCGGCGGGGAGTTATAGCTACAACGTGAGCAGCGGCGCGTTGCCGCCGGGGTTGACGCTCAATGCCGCGACCGGCGTCATCAGCGGCACGCCGATTACGAATGGCACGTTCAACTTCCGTGTGGCGGCGACCAGCGGTAGTTGCAGCGGCGCGCGCGATTACACGGTGACGATGGCCTGTGCTGGCGTCACCATCACCACGACGACTTTGCCGGCGGGCACGGCAGGAAACGCCTATGCACAAACCATCAGCGTCACTTCGGTGGGAAGTTACAGTTTCGCGCTGGTGACGGGCAACTTGCCGAGCGGCTTGACGCTCAACGCGACGACCGGTGTGCTCAGTGGCTTGCCCACGGTGACCGGTAGCTACAGCTTCACGCTCAGGGCTACGGCGGCCAATGGCTGCGTGGCGACGCAAAGCTACACGCTGGTGGTGGGCTGTCCATCCGTCACACTGGCCGCGTTGCCCACACCAACGCTCAACGCGGCATATAGCCAAACCGTCACGGCGACACCAGCGGGCGGCAACTATGCCTACGCGGTCAGCGGCGGCGGCTTGCCCGCAGGCTTGGTGTTGAACGCGGCGACGGGCGTCATCAGCGGCACGCCGACCGTCGCTGGTGCGTATAGCTTCACGCTCACGGCGACGGGCTTCGGCGCGTGCACGGGCAGCCGTGTTTATAGCGGTACCATTGCAGGCAGCAGTTGCCCGGCGATCACCTTGTCGGCTTTGCCGAACGGTCAACCGGGGCGGCTTTACAACCAAACGGTCGCGGCCACGCCGAGCGGGAGTTACAGTTACGCCGTGACGGCGGGCGCGTTGCCGGCGGGGCTGACCTTGTATGGCGCGGCGGGCTTGCTTTTCGGCTATCCGGCGGTGACAGGCACCTACAATTTCACGCTCACGGCGACGGATGCGAATAACTGCACGGGCACGCGCGCCTACACGCTGAACATCAGCAACGCGCTGGCGGCGCTGGCCATGCAAGCGGATTACGATGGCGACGGCAAAGCTGACCCGGCGCTCTGGTCAGCCAGTGATGGTATGTGGCGCATCAGCCAGAGCAGTACGCAACAAACTGTGCAACAAAGCTGGGGCACGGCGGGCGATGTGACCTTGCTGGGCGATTACGACGGTGACGGCAAGAGCGACTTAGCGGTGTTCCGGCCCAGCGACGCGACGTTTTACGTGAAGCGCAGCAGCGACAGTGGCTTCCTCATCAGGCAGTGGGGCTTGAGCACGGATGTGCCGGTGCCGGGCGACTATGACGGCGATGGCAAGACTGACATCGCTATCTGGCGGCCCAGCGAGGGCAATTGGTACGTCTGCCGGAGCAGCGATGGCAACATTGATGTCACGAACTGGGGCGCGGGTACTGCGCCGTACAACGACGTGGCGGTGCCGGGCGATTACGACGGCGATGGGAAGTCTGATCTGGCCGTGTTCCGGCGCGCGAGCGGGACGTGGCTGGTGAAACGCAGCAGCGACAGCAAATTCATCGTCAGGCAGTGGGGCGTGGGGGCGGATGTGCCGGTGGCGGCGGATTACGATGGCGATGGCGTCACGGATTGCGCGGTCTGGCGGCAGGGCACATGGTACATCTGGCAAAGCGCCAGCAATCGCTACCGGTTGGAGAACTGGGGCACGAGCGCGGCGCCCTACTACGATCAAGCCTTGCCGGGGGACTACGACGGCGATGGCCTGGCCGACTTGGCTGTTTGGCGGCTGGCCACCCAAACCTGGTATGTAAAAGGCTCCGAGCAGGGCGTGGTGATCACCAAAAACGATGGGCTGGCCGAAGCCAGACCTGTTGGGTTACGGTGA
- a CDS encoding response regulator, with product MKLLIVEDNPAIRALLRRIAGPLAEAVYECADGAAALAAYQQYQLSAADWVLMDIQMPNVNGIEATRQLKAAQPEAHVCIVTQYDTAEWREAARAAGAAGFVEKENLLALWQILPAPATPADEAAGQASRGSRFP from the coding sequence ATGAAGCTGTTGATCGTCGAAGACAATCCTGCGATTCGCGCGTTGCTGCGGCGCATCGCCGGGCCGCTGGCCGAGGCCGTTTACGAATGCGCGGACGGCGCGGCGGCGCTGGCGGCCTATCAACAATACCAATTGAGCGCGGCGGATTGGGTGCTGATGGATATTCAGATGCCGAACGTCAACGGCATCGAGGCGACGCGGCAACTCAAGGCTGCCCAGCCCGAAGCCCACGTTTGCATTGTCACGCAATACGACACGGCGGAATGGCGCGAAGCGGCGCGGGCGGCGGGCGCGGCGGGCTTTGTCGAGAAAGAGAATCTGCTGGCGCTGTGGCAAATCCTGCCCGCGCCAGCCACGCCGGCGGACGAGGCTGCGGGCCAGGCGTCACGCGGCAGCCGGTTTCCCTGA
- a CDS encoding response regulator transcription factor translates to MNQAPDIRLVIADDHPIVRSGLRTIIETEPRLRVVAEAGDGPTALAAIAEHQPDIAILDVNMPGLSGFELLRQLRARQSAVAVIFLTIHSDEVMFNEALDLGALGYVLKESAVTDIVAAVKAVAAGHPFVSSALTGHLFNRTARAAGMAEHKPGLGDLTATERRILRLIAQQKESKDIAEELTISYRTVENHRANICRKLALHGHNALLRFALEHKSELL, encoded by the coding sequence ATGAACCAAGCGCCTGACATTCGCCTCGTGATTGCCGACGATCATCCGATTGTGCGCAGCGGCTTGCGCACGATCATCGAAACCGAGCCGCGTTTGCGCGTCGTTGCCGAGGCGGGCGACGGCCCCACCGCGCTCGCCGCCATCGCGGAGCACCAGCCCGACATCGCCATCCTCGATGTGAACATGCCCGGCTTGAGCGGCTTTGAACTGCTGCGCCAACTGCGCGCGCGTCAGTCCGCCGTGGCCGTCATCTTCCTGACCATTCACAGCGATGAAGTGATGTTCAACGAAGCCCTCGATCTGGGCGCGCTCGGTTACGTATTGAAAGAGAGCGCCGTCACCGACATCGTCGCCGCCGTCAAAGCCGTCGCGGCGGGTCATCCGTTCGTGTCTTCGGCGCTCACCGGTCACTTGTTCAACCGCACGGCGCGCGCCGCCGGAATGGCCGAACACAAACCCGGCCTCGGCGATCTGACCGCCACCGAACGCCGCATCCTGCGCCTGATCGCCCAACAGAAAGAAAGCAAAGACATCGCCGAAGAATTAACCATCAGCTACCGCACGGTCGAAAACCACCGCGCCAACATCTGCCGCAAGCTCGCTCTGCACGGGCACAATGCGCTGTTGCGGTTTGCGTTGGAACATAAATCTGAATTGCTGTGA
- a CDS encoding nucleotide sugar dehydrogenase, with product MSNKQVLLDRIAQRSARVGVIGLGYVGLPLVVEFGHAGFVSTGFEVDTRKADAINRGESYIPDVPTAQVAALVKADKLQATTDFSALKDQDIIIICVPTPLRKTKDPDVSYILAAAEKIQETLRPGQLVILESTTYPGTTDEVLKPIFDAKGLKIDEDYFLAFSPERVDPGNESFNTKNITKVVGGVTADSADVAAAAYGTMVDKVHRVTSARVAEACKLLENTFRAVNIGLVNELAQLCHTLGIDTWEVIAAAATKPFGFMAFYPGPGIGGHCIPLDPHYLSWKARMHGFEARFISLAEEVNSKMPEHVVELVTDGLNGHRKAVNGSNVLVLGVAYKRDIDDMRESPALAVIEHLQKRGAAVSFHDPYVAEVHLEGNGAHLSGIPLTLEAVANADCVIIVTDHRNVDYKWVVENAKLVVDTRNATRPLGENEKIIRL from the coding sequence GTGAGCAACAAGCAAGTTTTACTCGACCGCATCGCCCAGCGCAGCGCGCGCGTCGGCGTCATCGGACTCGGTTATGTCGGCCTGCCGTTGGTGGTCGAATTCGGCCACGCCGGTTTCGTCTCCACCGGGTTTGAAGTGGACACGCGCAAGGCCGACGCCATCAATCGCGGGGAAAGCTACATCCCGGACGTGCCCACCGCGCAGGTCGCCGCATTGGTCAAGGCCGACAAGCTGCAAGCCACGACCGATTTTTCGGCGCTCAAGGATCAAGACATCATCATCATTTGCGTCCCGACGCCGCTGCGCAAAACCAAAGACCCCGATGTCTCTTACATCCTGGCGGCGGCGGAAAAGATTCAGGAAACCTTGCGCCCGGGCCAGTTGGTAATTCTGGAATCCACCACCTACCCCGGCACGACCGACGAAGTGTTGAAGCCGATCTTTGATGCGAAGGGTTTGAAGATTGATGAGGATTACTTCCTGGCTTTCTCGCCCGAACGGGTTGACCCCGGCAACGAGAGTTTCAACACCAAGAACATCACCAAAGTCGTCGGCGGCGTCACGGCGGACAGCGCCGATGTGGCGGCGGCGGCTTACGGCACGATGGTGGACAAGGTGCACCGTGTGACGTCGGCGCGCGTGGCCGAGGCTTGCAAGCTGCTCGAAAACACCTTCCGCGCGGTCAACATCGGCCTGGTCAACGAACTGGCACAGCTTTGCCACACGCTGGGAATTGACACCTGGGAAGTGATCGCGGCGGCGGCGACCAAGCCCTTCGGCTTCATGGCCTTTTATCCAGGCCCCGGCATCGGTGGGCATTGCATCCCGCTCGATCCGCATTACCTCTCGTGGAAGGCGCGCATGCACGGCTTCGAAGCGCGCTTCATTTCCCTTGCCGAAGAAGTTAATTCCAAGATGCCCGAGCACGTGGTCGAACTCGTCACCGACGGCCTGAACGGTCATCGCAAAGCGGTGAACGGCTCGAACGTGTTGGTGTTGGGTGTGGCCTATAAACGCGACATTGACGACATGCGCGAAAGTCCGGCGCTCGCCGTGATCGAACACCTACAAAAACGCGGCGCCGCAGTCAGCTTCCACGATCCGTATGTGGCCGAGGTTCATCTGGAAGGAAACGGCGCGCACCTGAGCGGCATTCCGCTGACATTGGAAGCCGTCGCCAACGCCGATTGCGTCATCATCGTCACCGACCATCGCAACGTGGATTACAAATGGGTGGTCGAGAACGCCAAGCTGGTTGTGGATACGCGCAATGCGACGCGGCCCTTGGGCGAGAATGAGAAGATCATTCGGCTATAA
- a CDS encoding aldo/keto reductase, which translates to MKYRKLGRTGIEVSEVGYGAWGIGGVQWRGGDDDEAKRALNLAIDQGLNFIDTALAYGSGHSEKLVGEVARARQERIYLASKVPPKNMEWPARPVSVHDVFPYDYIIECTEQSLRNLGVDCLDIQQLHVWHDTWAHQNEWLDAFMKLREDGKVRYFGLSLNDYQPANAIEVLKLGYIDTVQVIYNIFEQAPEDELYPVCQQHHIGVLARVPFDEGGLTGVITPDVTFPEGDFRNWFFRGDRKQKVFERVGKLKESLGSEAATLAELALRFTLHHDAVSTVIPGMRTAKHVTANLSYSDGRMLSAELLDKLRAFAWDRTGEW; encoded by the coding sequence ATGAAATACCGCAAACTGGGCCGGACGGGGATTGAGGTTTCCGAGGTCGGTTACGGCGCCTGGGGCATCGGCGGCGTGCAATGGCGGGGCGGCGATGATGACGAAGCCAAACGCGCGTTGAACCTGGCGATTGATCAGGGCTTGAACTTCATTGACACGGCGCTGGCCTATGGCAGCGGCCACAGCGAAAAGCTGGTCGGCGAAGTCGCGCGCGCCCGCCAGGAACGTATCTATCTCGCCAGCAAAGTCCCGCCCAAAAACATGGAATGGCCGGCGCGTCCGGTGTCGGTGCACGATGTGTTTCCCTACGATTACATCATCGAATGCACCGAGCAGAGTCTGCGCAATCTGGGCGTAGATTGTCTGGACATTCAACAACTGCACGTCTGGCACGACACCTGGGCGCATCAGAACGAATGGCTGGATGCGTTCATGAAATTGCGCGAAGACGGCAAGGTGCGTTACTTCGGCCTCTCACTCAACGATTACCAGCCTGCCAACGCCATCGAAGTGTTGAAGCTCGGTTACATTGACACCGTGCAGGTCATCTACAACATCTTTGAGCAAGCGCCCGAAGACGAGCTGTATCCGGTTTGCCAGCAACATCACATCGGCGTGCTGGCGCGCGTGCCGTTTGATGAGGGCGGCTTGACCGGTGTGATCACACCTGATGTGACCTTTCCCGAAGGCGATTTCCGCAACTGGTTCTTCCGGGGCGACCGCAAACAGAAGGTGTTTGAGCGCGTCGGAAAGCTGAAAGAATCGTTGGGCAGTGAAGCCGCGACGCTGGCCGAATTGGCCTTGCGCTTCACGCTGCACCACGACGCCGTCAGCACCGTGATCCCCGGCATGCGCACGGCCAAACACGTCACGGCCAATCTTTCCTATTCGGATGGGCGAATGTTGTCGGCTGAATTGCTGGATAAATTGCGGGCGTTTGCGTGGGATCGCACGGGTGAGTGGTAG